The following are encoded together in the Glycine max cultivar Williams 82 chromosome 8, Glycine_max_v4.0, whole genome shotgun sequence genome:
- the LOC100786744 gene encoding beta-xylosidase/alpha-L-arabinofuranosidase 2 isoform X2 — protein sequence MYNVGLAGLTYWSPNINIFRDPRWGRGLETPGEDPVLTSKYAAGYVKGLQQTDGGDPNKLKVAACCKHYTAYDVDNWKGIQRYTFNAVVTKQDMEDTFQPPFKSCVIDGNVASVMCSYNKVNGKPTCADPDLLKGVVRGEWKLNGYIVSDCDSVEVLYKDQHYTKTPEEAAAISILAGLDLNCGRFLGQYTEGAVKQGLIDEASINNAVTNNFATLMRLGFFDGDPRKQPYGNLGPKDVCTQENQELAREAARQGIVLLKNSPASLPLNAKAIKSLAVIGPNANATRVMIGNYEGIPCKYISPLQGLTAFAPTSYAAGCLDVRCPNPVLDDAKKIAASADATVIVVGASLAIEAESLDRVNILLPGQQQLLVSEVANASKGPVILVIMSGGGMDVSFAKNNNKITSILWVGYPGEAGGAAIADVIFGFHNPSGRLPMTWYPQSYVDKVPMTNMNMRPDPATGYPGRTYRFYKGETVFAFGDGLSYSSIVHKLVKAPQLVSVQLAEDHVCRSSECKSIDVVGEHCQNLVFDIHLRIKNKGKMSSAHTVFLFSTPPAVHNAPQKHLLGFEKVHLIGKSEALVSFKVDVCKDLSIVDELGNRKVALGQHLLHVGDLKHPLSVMI from the exons ATGTACAATGTTGGCCTTGCTGGTTTGACATATTGGTCACCAAACATTAACATATTCAGAGATCCAAGATGGGGAAGAGGTCTTGAAACGCCAGGGGAAGACCCTGTGCTCACTAGCAAATATGCAGCAGGCTATGTCAAAGGTCTTCAACAAACTGATGGTGGAGACCCCAACAAGCTCAAGGTTGCAGCTTGTTGCAAACACTATACAGCCTATGATGTGGATAATTGGAAAGGAATTCAGCGTTACACCTTCAATGCCGtg GTGACTAAGCAAGATATGGAGGACACATTCCAACCACCATTCAAGAGCTGTGTGATTGATGGCAATGTTGCCAGTGTCATGTGTTCCTACAACAAGGTTAATGGAAAGCCAACTTGTGCAGACCCTGACCTCCTAAAGGGTGTTGTCCGTGGTGAATGGAAACTAAATGG ATATATAGTTTCTGACTGTGACTCGGTAGAAGTGCTTTACAAAGATCAGCACTACACCAAGACTCCTGAAGAAGCTGCAGCCATATCCATTCTGGCAG GGTTGGATTTGAACTGTGGAAGATTTCTTGGCCAATACACAGAAGGTGCTGTCAAGCAAGGGCTTATAGATGAAGCATCCATTAACAATGCTGTCACCAACAACTTCGCCACGTTGATGCGTCTAGGATTCTTTGATGGTGATCCAAGAAAGCAACCTTATGGAAACCTTGGTCCAAAAGATGTCTGCACTCAAGAAAACCAGGAACTTGCCCGAGAAGCTGCAAGGCAAGGGATTGTGTTGCTGAAAAATAGTCCAGCATCACTGCCTCTCAATGCCAAAGCCATTAAATCGTTGGCAGTTATTGGACCCAATGCTAATGCTACTAGGGTCATGATTGGAAACTATGAAG GCATCCCATGTAAGTATATATCACCCTTGCAAGGCCTAACAGCCTTTGCTCCAACAAGTTATGCTGCTGGCTGTCTTGATGTGCGCTGCCCCAATCCAGTACTAGATGATGCCAAAAAGATTGCTGCCTCTGCTGATGCCACGGTGATTGTAGTCGGTGCAAGTCTAGCAATTGAGGCAGAAAGTCTAGACAGAGTCAACATTCTTCTTCCAGGACAGCAACAACTTCTAGTCTCTGAAGTTGCAAATGCATCCAAGGGACCTGTGATTCTTGTCATAATGTCTGGAGGAGGCATGGATGTGTCCTTtgctaaaaataacaataaaatcacAAGCATTTTGTGGGTTGGCTACCCCGGAGAAGCTGGTGGAGCTGCCATAGCTGATGTGATCTTTGGGTttcacaatccaa GTGGAAGGCTACCTATGACATGGTATCCACAATCATATGTAGACAAAGTGCCAATGACCAACATGAACATGAGGCCAGATCCTGCCACAGGTTACCCTGGTAGAACATACAGGTTTTACAAAGGGGAAACTGTTTTCGCATTTGGAGATGGATTAAGCTACTCCAGTATCGTGCATAAGTTAGTTAAAGCGCCTCAATTGGTGTCAGTTCAACTAGCTGAGGATCATGTGTGCCGTTCCTCAGAATGCAAGTCAATTGATGTTGTTGGTGAACATTGTCAAAACTTGGTGTTTGATATTCACCTTAGGATCAAGAACAAGGGGAAAATGAGCAGTGCTCATACAGTGTTTTTGTTCTCTACTCCTCCTGCAGTGCACAATGCACCACAGAAACACTTGCTGGGTTTTGAGAAAGTTCACCTGATAGGAAAATCAGAAGCACTGGTTAGTTTCAAAGTAGATGTTTGTAAAGATTTGAGTATAGTTGACGAACTTGGCAACAGAAAAGTTGCCTTAGGACAGCATCTGCTTCATGTGGGGGACTTGAAGCATCCTTTGAGTGTGATGATTTGA